Proteins found in one Seonamhaeicola sp. S2-3 genomic segment:
- a CDS encoding DUF5675 family protein: MELVLHRAYFKEGTNGTLFTSDRFLCHTIELPWNDNKRNISCIPEGVYEVEPRFSKRFKHHLILKAVKDRSFILFHPANDALKELQGCIAPVTYLSGIGKGVYSKDAMQKLLSLVYQAKDRKETILLTIKSQNYEHCRAL, translated from the coding sequence ATGGAATTAGTGTTGCATAGAGCTTATTTTAAAGAGGGTACCAACGGTACTCTCTTTACTTCTGATAGATTTCTTTGTCATACTATCGAATTGCCCTGGAACGATAACAAGCGAAACATTTCCTGTATTCCTGAAGGTGTTTATGAAGTTGAACCACGATTTTCTAAACGGTTTAAGCATCATTTGATTTTGAAGGCTGTAAAAGATAGAAGTTTTATTCTCTTTCATCCTGCGAATGATGCCCTAAAAGAGCTTCAAGGGTGTATTGCTCCAGTAACTTATTTAAGTGGTATTGGTAAAGGTGTTTATTCAAAAGATGCTATGCAAAAACTGTTGTCTTTGGTTTATCAGGCTAAAGACCGAAAAGAAACCATTTTATTAACTATTAAATCACAGAATTATGAACATTGCAGAGCGTTATAA
- a CDS encoding transglutaminase family protein has product MPKFYIKHLTKYTYSNLVFDGASQIMLYPIENEFQKVVSQKIVVNNNPKIETRTDFYGNTVGTFMIIEPHDYLSILSEVEVITNEIDLPNNSAPIQKQWEELKSLKHNPEFIDYLKYTTFDGTDGIAELIKSKDLNKISPYNIVLEFSEYIYNNFKYIKGVTGVDSKLDHVWKLKAGVCQDFTNILLQKVRMLGIPARYVSGYICPNEENSRGEGATHAWIEAYIPFYGWLGVDPTNNTIANQFHVKLAAGKNYKDCAPVKGVFKGNVDDYLYVEVKVSSVKNGNDKFEVPEEKQPNSNKNSYQKNLELIQQQQQQ; this is encoded by the coding sequence ATGCCTAAGTTTTATATAAAACACCTTACCAAGTATACATATAGCAATCTTGTATTTGATGGCGCTAGTCAAATTATGTTATACCCAATAGAAAACGAGTTTCAAAAAGTAGTGTCACAAAAAATAGTTGTAAATAACAACCCAAAAATTGAAACCAGAACCGATTTTTATGGCAATACTGTAGGTACATTTATGATTATAGAACCTCATGATTATCTTTCTATACTTTCAGAAGTTGAAGTAATAACCAATGAAATAGATTTACCAAATAACTCTGCTCCCATACAAAAACAATGGGAAGAACTAAAATCTTTAAAACATAATCCAGAGTTTATAGATTATTTAAAATACACAACTTTTGATGGTACCGATGGTATTGCAGAACTTATTAAATCTAAAGATTTAAACAAAATATCGCCCTACAATATTGTACTTGAGTTTAGTGAATACATTTACAATAATTTTAAATACATAAAAGGAGTTACTGGTGTAGACTCAAAGCTAGACCATGTTTGGAAATTAAAAGCAGGCGTTTGTCAAGATTTTACAAATATCTTACTACAAAAGGTTAGAATGCTAGGTATTCCAGCACGTTATGTTAGTGGTTATATTTGTCCAAACGAAGAAAACTCTCGTGGTGAAGGAGCTACTCATGCTTGGATTGAAGCTTATATACCATTCTACGGATGGCTTGGTGTAGACCCAACAAACAATACCATTGCCAATCAATTTCATGTAAAACTAGCAGCCGGTAAAAACTATAAAGATTGTGCACCCGTTAAAGGTGTCTTTAAAGGCAATGTTGATGATTATTTATATGTAGAAGTAAAAGTTAGTTCTGTTAAAAATGGAAATGACAAATTTGAAGTTCCTGAAGAAAAACAACCTAACTCAAATAAAAACAGCTACCAAAAAAATTTAGAACTCATACAACAACAGCAACAGCAATAA
- a CDS encoding alpha-E domain-containing protein, producing MLSRVANNLIWLERYMERGNGILSLLKVNYSANQDAPELFSWSPIIENYAGVTNFLTEDPIECIDFMVFKTENPNSIINVVKKARENARSVQEHISRELWLCINNYYHFVTNPNLPNKLKEEDPIIFLDNLQAFHLMFYGCMDVTQERGTSYYFMNVGKYLERVIQISDFTALKLIEIAKTSDSLERSVFWKNLLLSIGGYQLYLKKHKSAFEEKHIITMVFQDKLFPRSLYYSINKLNRHINMLIDANELKKNNIDFLLGKLESTIKYTTIESINEQGLNNFIEEIKEDIRNISFSINTVYFSHSN from the coding sequence ATGCTGAGTAGAGTTGCAAATAACCTTATATGGTTAGAAAGATATATGGAACGTGGTAATGGCATTTTAAGCTTGCTTAAAGTGAATTATTCTGCAAATCAAGATGCACCAGAATTGTTCTCTTGGTCTCCTATAATTGAGAATTATGCCGGAGTTACCAATTTTCTCACTGAAGACCCCATTGAATGTATAGATTTTATGGTTTTTAAAACAGAAAACCCAAACTCTATTATAAATGTTGTTAAAAAAGCTAGAGAAAATGCTAGAAGTGTACAAGAACACATATCAAGAGAGTTATGGCTTTGTATTAATAATTACTATCATTTTGTAACCAACCCCAACCTGCCTAATAAACTTAAAGAGGAAGACCCTATTATTTTTTTAGATAACCTTCAGGCTTTTCATTTAATGTTTTATGGATGTATGGATGTAACACAAGAAAGAGGTACTTCTTATTATTTTATGAATGTAGGAAAGTATTTAGAACGCGTTATTCAAATATCAGATTTTACCGCTTTAAAACTCATTGAAATTGCCAAAACCTCAGATAGCCTAGAACGAAGTGTTTTTTGGAAAAACCTACTACTCTCAATTGGCGGATATCAACTTTATTTAAAAAAACATAAATCAGCTTTTGAAGAAAAACACATTATCACTATGGTATTTCAAGACAAACTATTCCCTAGGTCTCTGTATTACAGTATTAACAAACTTAACAGGCATATAAACATGCTTATTGATGCTAATGAACTTAAAAAAAATAATATAGATTTTTTACTAGGTAAGCTAGAAAGCACTATAAAATATACCACTATTGAAAGTATTAATGAACAAGGTCTTAATAACTTTATTGAAGAAATTAAAGAAGACATAAGAAACATTTCATTCTCTATAAATACGGTATATTTTTCACATTCTAATTAA
- a CDS encoding transposase → MSGKRLQRHYKDHLSDFKQWEHKSHAKQWLVFPENLGSYLSIDETALSKGELYTIITNKKAKGKKGALVGIFHGTKVEPIIEQLLKIPAKKRAKVKEITLDMANSMKTISTKCFPKAIQVTDRFHVQKLAIEALQDLRIKYRWEALDQENEQIKLSRAADKEFKPVTFSNGDSSKQLLARSRYLLYKSPDKWTPNQKERGQILFNEYPELKKAYGLVQGLRNIFNQAIDIKVAYTKLAHWYKDVEESGFKSFQTVANSITLNYRSVLNYFINRSTNASAESFNAKVKAFRSQFRGVRNTEYFLYRLIKLYS, encoded by the coding sequence ATGTCCGGAAAAAGGCTTCAAAGACATTATAAGGATCACTTAAGTGATTTTAAGCAATGGGAGCATAAGAGTCATGCTAAACAGTGGCTTGTTTTCCCTGAAAACTTAGGTTCTTATTTATCCATTGATGAGACAGCGCTGTCCAAGGGAGAGCTCTATACCATCATTACCAATAAGAAGGCCAAAGGAAAGAAAGGGGCTTTAGTTGGGATATTCCACGGAACTAAAGTGGAGCCTATTATCGAACAACTCTTGAAGATCCCAGCAAAGAAGCGTGCTAAAGTGAAAGAGATTACCTTAGACATGGCTAACTCTATGAAAACGATCTCCACTAAATGTTTCCCGAAAGCCATCCAAGTAACAGACAGGTTCCATGTACAGAAGCTGGCAATAGAGGCGCTCCAAGATCTTCGTATCAAATACCGATGGGAAGCTTTGGATCAAGAAAATGAACAGATAAAGCTATCTAGAGCTGCCGACAAAGAATTTAAACCTGTAACTTTTTCTAATGGTGATAGCTCAAAACAACTCCTGGCCAGGAGTAGATATCTACTGTATAAATCCCCAGATAAATGGACTCCAAATCAGAAAGAGAGGGGACAGATATTGTTTAATGAATACCCAGAATTAAAGAAAGCTTATGGACTTGTTCAAGGCTTGAGGAATATTTTTAACCAAGCCATAGATATTAAAGTAGCTTACACCAAACTAGCCCACTGGTACAAAGATGTAGAGGAGTCTGGATTTAAGAGCTTCCAAACGGTAGCCAATAGTATTACTTTAAATTACCGCTCTGTACTCAACTATTTTATAAACAGAAGTACTAATGCTTCAGCTGAATCCTTTAATGCCAAAGTAAAGGCTTTTAGATCTCAATTTAGGGGAGTCAGGAATACGGAATACTTCTTATATCGCTTGATTAAATTATATTCTTAA
- a CDS encoding mannose-1-phosphate guanylyltransferase, whose translation MNKNYYAILMAGGVGSRFWPVSTQDFPKQFHDMLGTGDTLIQKTFQRLARLIPKENIFILTNKRYNDLVLEQLPGVEQRQVVLEPAMRNTAPCILYASLKIQKENPDAVMIVAPSDHWIEDEETFSKNVEQAFEFCSNNDALMTLGIQPTFPNTGYGYIEFDKTSNQVIKSVNQFREKPDYDTAKEFIAQGNFLWNAGIFMWNVKTVVNTFEKNQPELFQLFKSGMSAYNTNSEAAFIEENYPKAENISVDYAIMEKSKNVYVIAAEFDWNDLGTWGSLYDKLDKDEHKNAVVNSRTLVDDATGNMIRTKANKIVVVDGLQDYIIVDKNEVLLIFPKSKEQDIKKTLQKVKDKFGEQYG comes from the coding sequence ATGAATAAAAATTATTACGCTATTTTAATGGCAGGAGGTGTAGGGTCAAGATTTTGGCCAGTAAGTACACAAGATTTTCCAAAGCAATTTCACGATATGCTTGGAACAGGAGATACTTTAATTCAAAAAACATTTCAAAGATTAGCAAGATTAATACCTAAAGAGAATATCTTCATTTTAACTAACAAGCGTTACAATGATTTGGTTTTAGAACAGTTGCCTGGTGTAGAACAACGTCAAGTGGTTTTAGAACCCGCAATGCGTAATACAGCACCTTGTATTTTATATGCATCATTAAAAATACAAAAAGAAAATCCAGATGCCGTTATGATTGTGGCGCCAAGTGATCATTGGATTGAAGATGAGGAAACTTTCTCAAAAAACGTAGAACAAGCTTTTGAGTTTTGCTCAAATAATGATGCGTTAATGACCTTGGGTATTCAACCAACATTCCCAAATACAGGCTATGGTTATATTGAGTTTGATAAAACTTCAAACCAAGTTATAAAATCTGTAAACCAGTTTAGAGAAAAACCAGATTATGACACTGCAAAAGAGTTTATTGCACAAGGAAACTTTTTATGGAATGCAGGTATTTTTATGTGGAATGTTAAAACGGTTGTAAATACTTTTGAAAAAAATCAACCCGAATTATTCCAACTTTTCAAATCAGGAATGTCTGCGTATAATACCAATTCAGAAGCGGCTTTTATAGAAGAAAATTACCCAAAAGCAGAAAACATATCGGTAGATTATGCCATTATGGAAAAATCTAAAAACGTTTATGTAATTGCTGCTGAATTTGATTGGAATGACCTTGGTACATGGGGAAGTTTATACGATAAGCTGGATAAAGATGAACATAAAAATGCAGTGGTTAACTCTAGAACACTTGTTGATGATGCTACCGGAAATATGATAAGAACCAAAGCTAATAAAATTGTAGTTGTTGATGGTTTACAAGATTATATTATTGTTGATAAAAATGAAGTTTTGCTTATCTTTCCCAAATCAAAAGAGCAAGACATAAAGAAAACACTCCAAAAAGTAAAAGATAAATTTGGGGAACAATATGGTTAA
- a CDS encoding circularly permuted type 2 ATP-grasp protein, which produces MVNNKLFSFYNQLPNTWDEMYNHKEIVRQPYEKITNFLKNTSSDNLFKKEELAKQLFMIQGVTFTVYNDNEGIEKIFPFDIIPRIITATEWDKIERGIKQRITALNLFIKDIYHEQFIIKDGIIPANLVYSCPNFLREMKNVEVPHDIYTHIAGVDLIRNNDGEFYVLEDNLRTPSGVSYMLENREISKRIYPGILPQNQIRSVSNYPNILYKKLKELSDQATPNVVLLTPGIYNSAYYEHTTLARLMGIDLVEGSDLVVNDHFVYMKTTNGLKRVDVIYRRIDDDFLDPLEFNASSVLGVAGIMAAYRKGNVNIVNAPGTGIADDKAIYIYVPDMIKYYLNEEPILNNIKTYQLKNPDELEYVEKNITNLVIKKTDGSGGYGMLMGHEASEKEIEDYLKTVKKNPSNFIAQPILRLSTAPCCIDGILAPRCIDLRPFAISGRDGIEITPGGLTRVALKEGSLVVNSSQGGGSKDTWVIQ; this is translated from the coding sequence ATGGTTAACAATAAATTGTTTTCATTTTACAATCAATTACCCAATACATGGGATGAAATGTATAACCATAAAGAAATAGTACGGCAGCCCTATGAAAAGATTACTAATTTTTTAAAAAACACATCTTCTGACAATCTTTTTAAAAAAGAAGAGTTAGCTAAACAGTTGTTTATGATTCAAGGGGTTACCTTTACTGTTTACAATGACAATGAGGGTATTGAAAAAATATTTCCGTTTGATATTATTCCTAGAATTATAACCGCCACAGAATGGGATAAAATTGAAAGAGGTATTAAACAGCGTATTACTGCATTAAACTTATTTATAAAAGATATTTACCACGAACAATTTATTATTAAAGATGGTATTATTCCTGCTAACTTAGTTTACTCCTGCCCTAATTTTCTTAGGGAAATGAAGAACGTAGAAGTACCGCATGATATTTACACTCATATTGCTGGGGTAGACTTAATTAGAAATAACGACGGAGAATTCTATGTACTTGAAGACAATTTAAGAACTCCTTCTGGTGTAAGTTACATGCTTGAAAACAGAGAAATCTCAAAACGAATTTACCCTGGTATTTTACCACAAAACCAGATAAGAAGCGTATCTAATTACCCTAATATTCTTTACAAGAAACTCAAAGAACTGTCAGATCAAGCCACCCCTAACGTAGTACTGTTAACTCCTGGTATTTATAATTCTGCTTATTATGAACACACCACATTAGCAAGACTCATGGGTATAGACTTAGTTGAAGGAAGTGATTTAGTTGTTAATGATCATTTTGTGTACATGAAAACCACAAATGGTTTAAAACGTGTTGATGTAATTTACAGAAGAATTGATGATGATTTCTTAGACCCCTTAGAGTTTAATGCCTCTAGTGTATTAGGTGTAGCTGGTATTATGGCTGCTTACAGAAAAGGCAACGTTAATATTGTAAACGCTCCAGGTACTGGTATAGCCGATGACAAGGCTATTTACATTTATGTACCAGATATGATAAAGTACTATTTAAACGAAGAACCTATTTTAAATAACATAAAAACTTACCAATTAAAAAACCCAGATGAACTTGAATATGTTGAAAAAAACATCACCAATTTAGTTATTAAAAAAACCGACGGAAGTGGTGGCTATGGTATGCTTATGGGGCATGAAGCTAGCGAAAAAGAAATAGAAGACTACCTTAAAACAGTTAAAAAAAATCCTTCTAACTTTATTGCGCAACCTATTTTAAGACTTTCTACAGCACCTTGTTGTATAGATGGCATATTAGCCCCTAGGTGTATAGATTTAAGACCTTTTGCTATATCTGGAAGAGATGGAATAGAAATCACACCTGGCGGTCTTACTAGAGTTGCTTTAAAAGAAGGATCGTTAGTTGTTAATAGTTCCCAAGGTGGTGGTAGTAAAGACACTTGGGTTATTCAATAA
- a CDS encoding SprT-like domain-containing protein, with protein sequence MQTQIQDYIPQAALTKVLKLLEHDNLVVKIKKERKTRHGDYRPLPNGKHQITVNSNLNEYRFLITLIHEIAHFEAYKTFGRFIKPHGIEWKRTFQHLMLPFLNPEVFPSNLLPILATHFKNPKASSDTDTSLAYALRQFDEHNDKTYVFQLPLNSVFKLYNGKVFKKGKKRTKRFECVELKTGKLYLFNPNAEVEPLKEYHE encoded by the coding sequence ATGCAAACCCAAATACAAGATTATATTCCGCAAGCAGCTTTAACAAAAGTTTTAAAATTATTAGAGCATGATAACTTGGTAGTTAAAATAAAAAAGGAACGTAAAACTAGGCATGGAGATTATAGACCTTTACCCAATGGCAAGCATCAAATTACGGTAAATTCTAATTTAAATGAATATCGTTTTTTAATTACTCTTATACATGAAATAGCCCATTTTGAAGCCTATAAAACTTTTGGGCGCTTTATAAAACCGCACGGTATAGAATGGAAACGAACCTTTCAGCATTTAATGTTACCATTTTTAAACCCAGAAGTGTTTCCTAGTAATTTGCTGCCTATTTTAGCTACTCATTTTAAAAACCCAAAAGCATCTAGTGATACAGATACGTCATTAGCCTATGCATTAAGGCAATTTGATGAACATAATGATAAAACATATGTATTTCAGTTACCTTTAAATAGTGTTTTTAAACTATATAATGGAAAAGTATTTAAAAAAGGAAAAAAAAGAACAAAACGTTTTGAATGTGTAGAACTTAAAACAGGAAAGTTGTATCTTTTTAACCCAAATGCAGAAGTAGAACCACTAAAAGAATACCATGAATAA